From a single Rosa rugosa chromosome 7, drRosRugo1.1, whole genome shotgun sequence genomic region:
- the LOC133723174 gene encoding transcription factor MYB20-like, translated as MGRQPCCDKVGLKKGPWTAEEDKKLISFILTNGQCCWRAVPKLAGLLRCGKSCRLRWTNYLRPDLKRGLLSEHEEKMVIDLHAQLGNRWSKIASHLPGRTDNEIKNHWNTHIKKKLKKMGIDPLTHKPLPNGNEIENQSQQKQHIQNDQEQQQQEEQSCTATDDTFEIDQVNEGPKVEDKVEFVTMDYDDHELLNGFCIDEVPFIEPHEIHLVPNCAPSSSTSSSSSCSNSSSNFLEDLQYLPDFGWPNCDYSSSSNNNNDIIINNDTMGLWDDDFSSWGQE; from the exons atgGGGAGGCAACCATGTTGTGATAAGGTTGGGTTGAAGAAGGGACCTTGGACAGCCGAAGAGGACAAGAAGCTCATTAGCTTCATCCTCACCAATGGCCAATGCTGTTGGAGAGCTGTACCTAAGCTTGCAG GATTGTTAAGGTGTGGAAAAAGCTGCAGGCTGAGATGGACCAACTATCTCAGGCCAGACTTGAAGAGAGGTCTGTTATCTGAACATGAAGAGAAGATGGTCATTGATCTTCATGCCCAACTTGGAAACAG ATGGTCTAAGATTGCTTCTCATCTCCCTGGAAGAACTGATAATGAGATCAAAAATCACTGGAATACCCACATCAAGAAGAAGCTGAAAAAAATGGGGATTGATCCTCTCACTCACAAACCACTTCCCAATGGCAATGAGATTGAAAACCAATCCCAACAAAAGCAACATATACAAAATGATCAAGAGCAACAGCAAcaagaagaacaatcttgtacAGCTACTGATGACACATTCGAAATTGACCAAGTCAATGAGGGGCCCAAAGTCGAAGACAAAGTTGAATTTGTGACAATGGATTATGATGATCATGAGCTCTTGAATGGGTTCTGCATAGATGAAGTTCCATTTATTGAGCCGCATGAGATTCATCTTGTTCCTAATTGTGCTCCTTCTTCAtcaacttcatcttcttcatcttgttCAAATTCATCCTCCAACTTTCTCGAAGACTTGCAATATCTACCAGATTTTGGATGGCCAAATTGTGAttacagcagcagcagcaacaacaacaacgacATCATTATCAACAATGACACCATGGGCTTGTGGGATGATGACTTCAGCAGTTGGGGCCAAGAA
- the LOC133723175 gene encoding uncharacterized protein LOC133723175, with translation MKRLWAKYRQSQDEDHEEMCTTNALVVATVVEAEASSQTRRGGSRPGRAPNDERFRESRGKNMMEDYFLERLVFSEEEFRTRYRMSHNVFNHISSDLCRYDRYFVQKSDAAKKVGLLPQQKLTCSLRMLAYGAGADQCAEYCRMAKSTAIEALKLFTRGIVNLYSAEYLRAPTPADLRRLLAKAERRGFPGMIGSIDCMYWQWKNCPTGWAGEYSGRKRVPTIILEAVASYDTWIWHAFFGIPGSCNYLNMLAKSPLFNELTDGRAPQIQFQVNNNIHNLGYYIADGIYPQWATFVKSIPRPTRPKNLSFSRLKRGTGRMWKDVSAFYNRALCSRSGSWLG, from the coding sequence ATGAAGAGATTGTGGGCTAAGTATCGACAATCTCAAGATGAAGATCATGAAGAGATGTGTACGACTAATGCTCTTGTGGTAGCAACAGTCGTTGAAGCTGAAGCTTCCTCTCAAACACGACGAGGGGGTTCTCGACCGGGGCGTGCACCGAATGATGAGCGATTTAGGGAATCAAGAGGGAAAAACATGATGGAAGATTACTTTTTGGAGCGTCTAGTTTTCAGTGAAGAGGAATTCCGGACACGGTACAGGATGAGTCACAATGTTTTCAACCACATCTCCAGTGACCTTTGTCGCTATGACCGGTACTTTGTCCAGAAATCAGATGCTGCTAAGAAAGTCGGACTACTTCCCCAGCAGAAGCTGACATGTTCCTTAAGAATGCTTGCTTACGGTGCTGGGGCAGATCAATGCGCTGAGTATTGTCGGATGGCGAAATCTACCGCCATCGAGGCTCTGAAACTATTTACAAGAGGAATCGTTAATCTGTACTCGGCAGAATACCTCCGGGCTCCTACTCCAGCCGACCTCAGAAGACTTCTCGCCAAAGCTGAGAGAAGAGGTTTTCCTGGTATGATTGGAAGCATCGACTGCATGTACTGGCAATGGAAGAATTGCCCAACAGGTTGGGCTGGAGAATACAGCGGTCGAAAACGTGTGCCCACTATCATCCTCGAAGCAGTCGCATCTTATGACACATGGATATGGCATGCTTTCTTTGGAATTCCTGGATCATGCAACTACCTTAACATGCTTGCTAAGTCCCCGTTGTTTAACGAGCTCACTGATGGTCGAGCCCCTCAGATCCAATTTCAAGTGAATAACAATATTCACAATTTAGGCTACTATATCGCTGATGGTATCTATCCGCAATGGGCGACTTTCGTGAAATCAATTCCAAGGCCTACACGACCCAAGAATCTGAGTTTTTCCAGGCTCAAGAGAGGTACAGGAAGGATGTGGAAAGATGTTTCGGCATTTTACAATCGCGCTTTATGTTCGAGGAGCGGCTCGTGGCTGGGATAG